A genomic window from Anas platyrhynchos isolate ZD024472 breed Pekin duck chromosome 13, IASCAAS_PekinDuck_T2T, whole genome shotgun sequence includes:
- the PROK2 gene encoding prokineticin-2: MRSLRGAPPPLPVLLLLLGLGLAAGRGAVITGACDRDQQCGGGMCCAVSLWIRSLRMCTPMGNLGEECHPLSHRVPFPGRRMHHTCPCLPSLACARTSPSKFRCLPDFRKEDVFF; encoded by the exons ATGCGGAGCCTGCGCGGAGCCCCGCCGCCCctgcccgtgctgctgctgctgctggggctggggctggcggcggggcgcggagcCGTCATCACCGGG GCCTGCGACAGAGATCAGCAGTGCGGAGGAGGGATGTGCTGTGCGGTCAGCCTGTGGATCCGCAGCCTGCGAATGTGCACGCCGATGGGGAATTTGGGAGAGGAGTGCCATCCTTTGAGTCACCGG GTGCCCTTCCCGGGGCGGAGGATGCACCACACCTGCCCCTGCCTCCCCAGCCTGGCATGCGCACGGACTTCTCCCAGCAAGTTCAGGTGTTTGCCGGACTTCAGGAAAGAGGACGTCTTCTTCtag